The Oncorhynchus nerka isolate Pitt River linkage group LG3, Oner_Uvic_2.0, whole genome shotgun sequence genome includes the window acCTTTTTTGTTGTGTGTGATTTATTTTAAGCTAAAGAAAATGTTATTTTATCATACATACTGTGGTGTATCATAATGGTACAAATGTCAGTGTATTTACAAATGTCAGCTGTTCAATTTAACAGTTTTTATCAAACAGAAATATGAATTTTGACAAATGTAGTCTCTGTTTTTCAGTGAGGAGAAGAAAACATCATCTCTTCCCAGAGAATGAGTGAATAAACTGACGTGGATGAAGGGAAACGATGATATGGATGAAAACACTGTAACTGAAACAGCCAACCAACAGCTGTTGACTGAACTGCTCTCTAATAAAGATTGTTCTGTGCCATAAAACACCAAGAGACCAACAACCAACAACAGACCAACAACATTTCCACACCAAAACAAGGCCTTTTCTCCCCATGAAACTGTACAAAGTGTTTAAGACTAAATAAAATGGCACCAACCCATCAAGATAAAAAGAGAATACGGTATCCACGTTGAAAAGAACTGTAAGAACTGGTCGCGTTTGAaaaaagacccccccccccccccccactttacACTAAATAACCCCATTCCCCACACACTTGCTCCCTCTCTTGTTGGATGGAGAGTGGGGGCAGTGGGCGATCGGGTGGAAGTAGCAGCAGCCGAAGTGCGCGAACAGGGGGGACCGGCAGTGTTATTGGGCGGAGTTCGGGATCGAGCCGAGGCGACTCAGGCAGTTCCAGGTCAAATAGTGGCACTGCAGGATCCCTCGGCCGAAGCTCGTCCATTGGTGGCAGTGGTGGGATCATTGTCGCTGCTCCTGGTGCTGGAGGTGTGGCTCCTGCACCCCCATGTGCCAGTGAGTGGGAGATGTTCCAATTTGGAAAATACAATTTGGACATAATAGAGATGTTAAGCGGACACCAGGCCCATCAGTTCAAAGGCCTTGGGTTAGAACGACAGCTACAGCATCAGCAGCAGGTGCAGCTTCACCAGCACCAGctccagcagcaacaacaacagcaggccGAGACATCAGGAGCTCTCCTGTCTGGGCTAGGCCTTGGGTCCCTCCAAGGGGCCAGAAGCAACGCCTTTTCCGATTCTGCCTCTATTTTCGCAAAAATGAGCGCCCCTCCTCCGCCTCTACAACAACAACCTTCTTCGTCCTCACATAGCTCAAGATCCAAGTCAAGCAAGATGAGTAGCAGCAGCTCAAGCCATGTGTCAGGCTACCCACAGTTCCTGCGTTCCTTCCACCCGTCAGAGGCAGCTCTGGCACAGGAGCAACTGCATTCTGGTGTCGGCCGCTTCGAGCACTTTTCTGGGGGTAGCAGTAGTGGGGTGCTGGGGGGTTGGGACTTgccccccctccaccaccccctctGCATCCAGGCCTCTCTGTCCCCCAAGCATCACCTGGCCCTtcatcctcttccccctccccctccagttcAGTGGTAACTAACAATCCCCCCAGTAGCAGTACAGTCACCTCTCTGGGACACCAGCTGGTTGGGGCCCAGTCTGATGCACGGAGTCTCCATCAGCAGTTCAGTTGCATGCTAGCTGCTAATCAGTACTTTCTCTCTGGGGTGCCTGCTAACGCTAGCTTAGAGCAGTTTCTGGTTCAACAGGGAACCCACAACCACCTGGGGATAGGTTTAGCTCAGAGTGAGGGATCTAGCTCAGGCCTTGCTCCGCCTCCAGCTCTGCATTCCTCTCATTCGCATGGCCTCTCTACCGCTCAGCcacagcagcagcctccacagcagcagcagctgcctcCCCATACCCTGTCCCACCCCCATTCACACTCCCACCCTCACCACCCCCTACACCCAGGCTCCCAGCCCTCTTCCCTGGGTGGTTTTGACTTCCAGGGCATCCCAGTGCTCTCCTCCAACCAGCTGGCCTCTCTGATGCAGCAGGAAGCAGGCCTGCCGCTCCCCCTGCCTCTTCATCTGTCCCTCTCCAAGGATGACGGCAAGGGGGACAGCAGTGGGGGCggaagcagcagcagtagaaggaAGAAAGCGATGGCTGGCTACCTGCCACAGAGGAAGTCAGATGGcggcagtaacagcagcagcggCCACAGCAGTGGGAACCCCAATGCTAGCAGCAGTGCAGGGGGGCTGGGCCACGACCCCTCCCCAGGgctggttgggggggggggtggaggggttggCATGTCAGGTTTGGGAGGAGATCCATCCCTCCTTGCctcttcttcatcatcatcatcatcatcagttgtctcatcctcctcttcctctggcccctcctccactgcAGCATCAGTTCTGGTTACTAATGGTTCTCACCTATCCAAACCTGATAACATGGGCTCCATGCCATCTGCATCTACACAGGCTGACACTGAGCCCCTCTATAACTGTGGTGAGTGTGGCAAAACCTTCACTCACCTCTCCAGTCTTCGCAGGCACCTGCGTATGCATGAGTCTACGGCAGCAGGTACTAGCAATAATGTCAGCATTAACCCAAACCCGACTCATATCCAACCACTAACTGACCCCACTCTCCCACACTCCACCCAGGAACACTCCACCCAGGATCTGAACTCTCAGTCTAACTCGCTGTCCTCCCAACAATCATCCAACTCAGTCCAGGCCTCATCTTCCTGCCCCAGCCCTGACAAGACCTTCAATTGCTCAGATTGTGGCAAGCACTTCAAGAAAAAGGGGCACCTCCTCCAGCATGGCGTCATCCACTCAGAGGCTCGCCCGTATGGCTGCAGCATCTGCTCCCGGGCTTTCAACCGCCGTGAGTCGCTGACGCGACACGAGAAGATTCACCAGGACAAGCCCTTCCGCTGTCCAGCCTGCGGTCGATGCTTCCGTGAGAGTACCTCTCTACTCAACCATGCTGCCTCTGGCACATGCGGCAAGCCAGGTAGGGCATCAAAACCACAGGGCAGCAGCAAGGAAGGAGCTGTAGGGGAgggcagaatgggaggagggggcggaggagaaggtggaggaggtggggatTACCAGGGTAGTAGAGGGGTGATTTATGGGAAAACTGAGGAAGATGAAGAGGGTGTGATcatgggaggtgagggaggtcagAAGTCAAGGCTAGGGTGTGATGGTGGTCTGTTTCagtcagagaggggagggaatgcTAACAGCAGGGACAGGCCAGATggtaaataccccactgattactCTCGGAATCGTTACACAGGCTACCATGACGACCACCGTTCTCAAGGTAACCCGTCTCCGTGTTACTCTGGAGCCTCCCCCTGTGGCAGTGGGATGGTGGGCCCAGCGCTGAGGAAGGCACCATTGGCCCCGACGCTGCACCCCCACCCTCAGAGTCAAACCCAACATCACCACCAACAGcacctccccctgtcctctctcctggatGACTCTGAAGACgacgtcaccagctctgtcaacaACGCCATCTCAGCCATCGCCGCCGCAGCTGCCGCCAACTGTGATATGAACAGTGGGAACAGAGGCGACGATAGGAGGGATATCATCGGAGGGCTGTTGGGGGGGCTGGACTTAGGCCCCTTGGGGTCCCCTTCATCAACATCTGGGATGGATAAGACCTATAGAGGAGCAGGGAACCAGGATGGTATGAGTGGTAATATGAACCACAACCAACAGCAGGGGAATGATCCACAGAACCCTGCTGCCAAACCAAAACGTCCCCGGAAACCCAGAAAGCCCAAAGACCCCAACGCTCCCCCTAAACGCAGGCAGTACACCCCCAGAGCTCCCAGGGAGTCGAGCAACATTCCGCGGCCATATCTGTGCAGTGTTTGCGGCAGGGGGTTTGCACGCCGCGAGACCCTGCGTAGGCACGACCGTGTCCATACTGGGGAGAAGCCCCACCGCTGCAGTACATGTGGGAAGCACTTCAGAGAGGCCTTCCACCTCACCAAGCACCACACCGTTCACTCTGGGGAGAAGAACTACAAGTGCAGCCTGTGTGGGAAAGAGTTTGGCTACTCCCAGAGCCTCAAGAGGCACGGGAAGCTCCATCAGAAAGGGGAGCTGGAAGAGGTCCCCACAACACCAGGAGGGGAGAACCTCAACAACTTCAACACAAACCCGTCATGTGGGATGGGCCAAGACAGGGAACAGAACCAAGGAAACAGCTCCTCCTCCTATTATTCATACCCCCAAGATGTCAAGCCTCAAGGCTCCAACAGCCAGCCCCCGCCCAGGCTCTACACCTGTGCCATATGCTGGAAGTCTTTCCGTCATCACTTTCACCTGACGGCTCATCACCAGACGGTCCATGAGAACGGAGGTGAGAAGCTGTTCAGCTGTGAGGTGTGTGGGAAGGCCTTTGCCTACTCCAACAGCCTCACTCGACACAGGCTGTCGCAGCACGGCCTGGCCCGCACCGGCCCTGACAACGCACAAGGGGACGGCAGTGGGTCAGGGGTAAACAGTGCAGCTGGTGGTGGAGTGAGTGGGACTGCGTCAGAGAGCGAGGCAGCCACCAACGCCCTCCTTCAGATGGCACCTTCCACTGAGGGCCACGGGGGGCAGCAGAGTCACACTGTTGTCACCCACAgtcatcaacaacagccacctcagcccccagctgGCTACTCCCCCCTTTTCTATGATGCTGGTACGGCCCACTCTTCAGCCTCCAGCGTCCCTCCCTACTCTCAGCCCCTGCCACCCAACTCCACAATCATGCCCCCTCAGCACCAGCATTCCCCAGCAAGGGTGAAAGGGGAGCACATTTACCCAGCTGGGTCCAGTAGTCACACCCTTCACACTACAGCTCCATTCCAGCCCCTCACGGAGCTGCCATccgaccaccatcaccaccaccaccaccaccattcttcacatCACCACCACCGTTCAGAGCCACAGTCCCAGCAACCACACCACAGGAACATCCAATCACACGATGACATGAGGAGACACAAGAAGAAGAGAAAGTCcgacaggagggagggaaggggggacaTGTGGGGGGAGTCCTCAGGCTTCgtcagagacgaggagaggaaagaccagaggaagaggaggtctgTTTTGCAAAAACAGCTGAGGAAGAAAAAGCTTCTGTTGAAGATTAGacgaggggggggagggggaggatatgAGCTGGTCACAACAAGAGGGATGAAGATACAAATCCTGTCATCTCTCAAAGTCCCAGTGAAACGTTTTGCCTGCTCCATCTGTCCCCACGCCATGTTCGCCCGTCAGGCAGGGCTGCTAGCCCACAGGGCAGCTAAACACACCCAGAGAGTCCTGTCCCCCCAGGAGCGTCTGTGCTGCGGTGTGTGTGGGAAGCAGTCTCACAGGCTCCTGGAAGCCTTCATCCACCGGGCGACTCATCGCGCCCGAGGGTCCTTCTCCTGCAGACGCTGCTCTGCTCGCTTCTGGAACGCCCCCCTCCTCCGCAGGCACAAGGTGACCTGCCGACATCGGGCCAAGGGACTTCCACGAGGTGGCGCTATCCGCCTGAAGTTGTCCAAGAGGGCgggggagaggaagagcagagaggagcagggggagatgTCGCACTCCCTGCTTACATTGTACAGATACTGAGCTTGCTGACTTCTAAGGTAGTGGCATTTAGATTTTCATTGATAGGAAAGGGAGAGGTTATCAGTTTTGGACTATACATAGAAGAAGATGGACTTTAAAAAACAAAAGCCTTTGGGGGGGCGATTGAATTGGTCTGGTGTCTGTCTGGACCTCATCAACTCAACTCACTGACTGTTAGAATGACTGTTTTAACAACATGAACTACTGTAGATCAACCAAGGATCACCCGGAATTCTTCCATCCAACTGTATGGGAGGATGTTGAAAGACATTACTGTTTTCATATGATCATTAACCCTTAAGTGCATTGACACTATGCTTGGCTGACACTGTGCAGTTATTAGACATGTTTAGGTGATTTGACCTGCTAATTGAACTCTACCCCCTCAGCCTTACTAGCATCCCTTCTATACCCCTAGCTGTATgataactctgtctctgctgtGTACTATGTCTTGTTGATGTTCACCTAGAGCCCCTTTGGAGATTTATTTGATGTAAAAAGTGCATTTAGTAGGAGTAGGGAGAGGGTGGGACACAGACTTCTGGTTGGTAGAGAGGCAGTCTGTTTGTCGGTGCATGTGTGTTTTTTGGTCAGTTTGTTGCGGAGGTTGTGAACTCACTATGTGATGATTAATTCAGTACATCCGAAAAGGACGTGTTTTAAGCGTAAGTTAACAAAGTCCTGACAAATGTCCCCAGTGATTTAATCACgtctttaaaaatacatttgagaaTCTTAATAGATTGAAGTGAATACCACTTCCAGACAAAAAAAGTGTATCTTACAAAAAGCCTTGCTAATCATGACTTTATTTAATTTTCATGCCTGTGGAAACAATTGTAGCTTTTATACCAAGATATTGAGATCAAGACAGGATGAACAAAGCTCACTGTAACGTATATTGTGTTAATATCTTATCACTGCTGTGTTTCTGTTTTCACAAAGTACTTTATTTATCTTTTACTGTTCCTTCATAGTAGCAAAAGCAGTTCTGATTACATGTATTAATGTGTGTTAACTCCATCTGTCGACCTGCCAAACCTGGATTCtatcctgtcctcttctcttatTCTTTGCTGAGTTGCAATCATGTTCATAACCCTGTCAGGCCTTGTTTTATCTTCTAACGAAAAAGAATAGTTCTAAGTACATTTCTATCACTATATTTACTTATAACAAAGATAGTTGTTGATTATACTTCAGCATTGAATAAAACATAAGTGTTCTCTGCTGTGCTTTTTCTTCATGTATCATGTaaggctaatgatgaagaacggCATAGTTACTGATAACTAATCATGTGGGTATTGACTCTATAATGAGAAAAATGTTACGAATACCAAAATCAGTATAATAGTTTTGTCCCAGATATAGTTAAATAGCTGTGTGGGCCTGATGGATTTCAGGATCTCATCATGGATatacaaatacatttcaacttagCACAACTATGGTTATCCAACTTATTGGCAGGTCAATTCAATTAATGTTGTATACTCAACcagaaatgtttattttttttgcttTGCTTTCTTTCTATGACCCCAATTTGAAATGGCCACAACTCACAACCacccaaaataaataaataatggacATCTACAGCCTACAGTATTATGTTAAATCCACTAGATGGCATTAGGCACCTCATTTCTGCTCACTGTACTCTGGCCCTGTACTCTGTGTTTTAGAGTGTGGCAGTCACATGGATTTTACACCAATAGGGGGTGGATTCAAGAGTCGGAAACGTGCAGTGTccatgtctgagctgtgtgtgtcagtgagttcGCGCGTCTGAGCCGTGCGTGCATGTGAGtgaccgagtgtgtgtgtgtgtgtgtgtgtgtgtgtgtgtgtgtgtcagtgagtgcTCACGTCTGAGCCGTTCGTGCATGTGAGTGACCGAGTGtgtacaaatgtgtgtgtgtgtgtgtgtgtttgcagactCATGCTTGCATGCGAGTGTGAGATAAATCTATTTGTGTACGACACAGATAGAACATCAACATAAATGCATACATACATAGTCTACATACAGAATTGCAAGGCAGTTATGGCTGCCCTACTGACCTAGTTCTGTTAGTTTGTGTGGATATAGGCTATTGTAATGTAGACTACAGTATTAGAGTTCACCTTAATGAAATATGACAGCTGTGGTCTGTTGTTCTGGTTTGACTTAAGTATTTTTTAGGTGGCAGCAGCACTGTCACACTAACTGCTATAGAGGGATATGCACATTTAGCTTCATTATGCTTATTCCCTCTGTTTCAACACCAAATACTACTAAACATCAATAATTCATGTCTAAATACAAAAAGAAACATGAAATGCTAACTATCATTTTAATTTCTGCATACCATGGTCTGTTCATGTGTTAGTGCATTCTCCACATGTCATGTAGGCCTACAGCCGAAGAAGCATA containing:
- the si:dkeyp-69b9.6 gene encoding LOW QUALITY PROTEIN: uncharacterized protein si:dkeyp-69b9.6 (The sequence of the model RefSeq protein was modified relative to this genomic sequence to represent the inferred CDS: inserted 1 base in 1 codon) → MESGGSGRSGGSSSSRSARTGGTGSVIGRSSGSSRGDSGSSRSNSGTAGSLGRSSSIGGSGGIIVAAPGAGGVAPAPPCASEWEMFQFGKYNLDIIEMLSGHQAHQFKGLGLERQLQHQQQVQLHQHQLQQQQQQQAETSGALLSGLGLGSLQGARSNAFSDSASIFAKMSAPPPPLQQQPSSSSHSSRSKSSKMSSSSSSHVSGYPQFLRSFHPSEAALAQEQLHSGVGRFEHFSGGSSSGXAGGLGLAPPPPPPLHPGLSVPQASPGPSSSSPSPSSSVVTNNPPSSSTVTSLGHQLVGAQSDARSLHQQFSCMLAANQYFLSGVPANASLEQFLVQQGTHNHLGIGLAQSEGSSSGLAPPPALHSSHSHGLSTAQPQQQPPQQQQLPPHTLSHPHSHSHPHHPLHPGSQPSSLGGFDFQGIPVLSSNQLASLMQQEAGLPLPLPLHLSLSKDDGKGDSSGGGSSSSRRKKAMAGYLPQRKSDGGSNSSSGHSSGNPNASSSAGGLGHDPSPGLVGGGGGGVGMSGLGGDPSLLASSSSSSSSSVVSSSSSSGPSSTAASVLVTNGSHLSKPDNMGSMPSASTQADTEPLYNCGECGKTFTHLSSLRRHLRMHESTAAGTSNNVSINPNPTHIQPLTDPTLPHSTQEHSTQDLNSQSNSLSSQQSSNSVQASSSCPSPDKTFNCSDCGKHFKKKGHLLQHGVIHSEARPYGCSICSRAFNRRESLTRHEKIHQDKPFRCPACGRCFRESTSLLNHAASGTCGKPGYHDDHRSQGNPSPCYSGASPCGSGMVGPALRKAPLAPTLHPHPQSQTQHHHQQHLPLSSLLDDSEDDVTSSVNNAISAIAAAAAANCDMNSGNRGDDRRDIIGGLLGGLDLGPLGSPSSTSGMDKTYRGAGNQDGMSGNMNHNQQQGNDPQNPAAKPKRPRKPRKPKDPNAPPKRRQYTPRAPRESSNIPRPYLCSVCGRGFARRETLRRHDRVHTGEKPHRCSTCGKHFREAFHLTKHHTVHSGEKNYKCSLCGKEFGYSQSLKRHGKLHQKGELEEVPTTPGGENLNNFNTNPSCGMGQDREQNQGNSSSSYYSYPQDVKPQGSNSQPPPRLYTCAICWKSFRHHFHLTAHHQTVHENGGEKLFSCEVCGKAFAYSNSLTRHRLSQHGLARTGPDNAQGDGSGSGVNSAAGGGVSGTASESEAATNALLQMAPSTEGHGGQQSHTVVTHSHQQQPPQPPAGYSPLFYDAGTAHSSASSVPPYSQPLPPNSTIMPPQHQHSPARVKGEHIYPAGSSSHTLHTTAPFQPLTELPSDHHHHHHHHHSSHHHHRSEPQSQQPHHRNIQSHDDMRRHKKKRKSDRREGRGDMWGESSGFVRDEERKDQRKRRSVLQKQLRKKKLLLKIRRGGGGGGYELVTTRGMKIQILSSLKVPVKRFACSICPHAMFARQAGLLAHRAAKHTQRVLSPQERLCCGVCGKQSHRLLEAFIHRATHRARGSFSCRRCSARFWNAPLLRRHKVTCRHRAKGLPRGGAIRLKLSKRAGERKSREEQGEMSHSLLTLYRY